GGGCCAAAGAAGTGAGTTTAGGAAGAAAGACCTAAAGAATTGGAAAGCGGGCCAGAATTAGGCATATTTGCTTCTTTAGGAGGAGGTGGCGGCGGCGTCGCGGCAGGCTCTTTTTTATGTAAGTCCGCAGCTCGCTTCAGCCGTTCTCTCTTACGAGTAATATCCCAATTTCTTTTAATGACAATTTCCTGAACATCTTCGCTGTCCAATGTCTCAAATTCAATGAGCATTTGCGTCATCAGTTCAACTTGCTCGCGATATTCTAAAATAATCTTACGAGCTGTTTCATGGGCTTCCTCTAAAATGCGGCGCACCTCTGCATCAATAGCCTTAGCTGTTTCATCGGAGTAATTCTTTTCATGAAAATCTCCAAATCCATAGCCAGTCTGATTATTGTCATGCCCTTCATCATAGGCAACAGCGCCAAGTTTGTCGCTCATTCCCCACTTACAAACCATGCTGCGGGCTAGTTGAGTCGCTCTTTCGATGTCTTGTTGAGCCCCGCTTGAAATATCCTCAACGAAGATTTCTTCTGCCACGCGGCCGCCCATTAAAACAGCTAGCTGATCATGCAATTCATGCTTCCAATAGCTGACGCGGTTTTTCTTAGGCAAGAACATCGTTGCTCCGAGAGAAATGCCGCGCGGAATGATCGTCACTTTATCAATCGGATCTCCGCTTTTGACAACCAATCCAACCACTGCATGGCCAGACTCATGGTAGGCTGTCGTTTTCTTCTCATTTTCATCAATTTCCAAACTACGGCGCTCTTTGCCATATAAGACCTTGTCGCGCGCTTCGATCGTCTCTTGAGATGTCACGGCTGTACGGCCTTTACGGGCTGCTAACAAGGCCGCCTCATTCAAAATATTGGCCAGATCGGCGCCCGAAGCACCAGGCGTGCTGCGCGCAATAGCCATTAAATCGACCGACGGATCCATTTTAATACGGCGTGCATGCACCTTCAAAATGTCAAAACGCCCCTTAATATCGGGTAGACCGATGACAACACGTCTGTCAAAGCGACCAGGGCGCAATAAGGCTTTATCCAATACATCGGGACGGTTGGTTGCAGCCATTAAGATGACGCCTTCGTTTGTATCGAAACCGTCCATTTCAACGAGAAGCTGGTTCAGCGTCTGTTCACGTTCATCATGCCCACCGCCAATCCCTACGCCACGATGACGTCCAACCGCATCAATTTCATCCATAAAGATAATGCAAGGAGCTGCTTTCTTAGCTTGATCAAAAAGATCGCGGATACGGCTAGCTCCTACCCCGACAAACATCTCCACAAAGTCCGAACCGGAGATAGAGAAGAAGGGGCGATCGGCCTCGCCTGCCACGGCTTTGGCAATCAAGGTCTTTCCAGTCCCTGGGGGACCAATGCATAATACGCCTTTTGGAATACGGCCGCCCAAAGAAGTAAATTTTTGAGGGTTCTTCAAAAACTCGACAATTTCTTGCAGTTCTTCCAGCGCTTCATCTACCCCAGCTACATCTTTAAAGGTAATCTTATTATCACCTTTATTCAATAAACGGGCAGGAGACTTGCCGAAATTCATGGCGGTATTGCCCATTCCCTTCATCTGTCTTGCAAATATCAAGTATAGAACGAGGATGACCAGCAAAACGGGCATCATGGTGAAGAGATAGCTAAAGTAATTGGGCGATGGCTCTTCACTCTTAAAAGTTTTTTCCAATACATCATTTAAAGGCTGGTCAGGCGCTCTAAAAATTCCGCCGCGATTTTGATTAAAATTGGTCCATTCTTCTTTAGCCTTGGCAAACCACTGGCCAAATACTTCTGGATCTTGCTTTTCTAAAGAGCGGGTAGAGAGCTCTTGATTATTGAAATACCAAATCACATTCGCAACAGACTGACGGGCTTTATCCAACTGGATTTGGTTGTCATCCAAGCGCGTATTGATTTGATTATACTCATCGAGCATCTCTTTGTAATTGCGTACGCTGCGTAATTTTGACAAGCGGACGTGATCCTCTTCTTGATTAAGATCAGTAACGATCGCTTGCAAGCCATCCAATGTATGGCCATACGCACTTAATTTTTGAGCTGGAGGAATAGCAGAGGAGCTGACATCCGCAAGCTCTCTATCCATCCCCTTTAACGTCTGCTTAATTGTTTCCGATCCAATCCCCAAAGCAGGAGAACGGAAACTTCTCAACAAATCGCTAATGGAGTTCCCAAGATTCTTAACAGCTTCTTCGGAAGGATTCTTGCGAACTTCTAGAAATTCAGATTGAAGCGCAGCCAAGCTCTCAGTGGAGGACTTTGGCAGATTTTTTATGATAACACTATGGTCTTCGTCGGGAGTGTTATATAAATCATCAACAACGACATACCCCCCTTTAGGTAAAGGCAGTCCGCTTAGCTGTAAGAATAAAGTCGAAGAATCGACAATTTTAGACTTAATATTTTTTAAATCATTTCTTACACGAGCCTGTTCAGATTTCAATTCATGATTGGCATTGAGAAGCTCTAAGTACTTATAACGATTTTTTCCTTCTTCCGTTAAGCGTTCTCTAAACTTTCCACTAAACGTGACTAAATTATCATTCAAAGCAATCTTTCGGCTCTCTTCTGGCTGCAAGAGCTGAAGATTGACAAGATGTTCGAGCTGATAACTAAAGGAAACTTTAGCAAACTTAGTATCGATAAAATTTTGCACCATTAGGGCAAACAAAAAAGCGGCCATCAGGAACCAAACAAAGCTGTTTGACACCCCTTTCTTAAAGTCTTGCTTGTTATCGTCTGGCATAATTTCCTAACATTCAATTTCACGATCCCTTCGCTATCTTAAGTGATAGAACTAGGCCGTATTAAAGTTGCATATATTGATTTATTGATTGTATCACAGGAGACATTCGCTTTCAACTATTACCTCATATCTTCTCTCTTCCTTTCTTTGACTTTTCTTGCGTTTAAAATAAAGAAAAAACTTACACCATCTTTTAAATTGACGCTAAACTTTTCTTTTACTTTTATAAACTTCAGAGAGTCATTAATTTAAATCGCTATCTTTCCTTGATAAATTAAAAGTGATCGTCGTTTTGCCGAGACTGGTACGTCAGGCGCAAAGTCAGATAAGTTTGATCGGGAAGAGCAGGGCAAACGCTTTTGCCGCTTAAAAATTCCCGAAAAACGCAAGCCCCTTGCCAAATGACCGGAAAGGCTTGCCTTAAGAAAGCCGGCACCTTATGCTGCCCCCACCACTTATTCAAAGAAATCTGCCCCTGATAAGCGGCCTGTGAGGAGGAGGAGGAGCGTTGAAGCACATAATTGCCGACTGGCAATTTAATTTCTATTTTTCCTTGCAAGGCCTCTTTCCAAGATGAGGCATGGGTAACAGAATGATCTTTTGTAAGGAAAGATTCTATCTGCCATTTCCCTTTCGAATAGGCCATTCCAGGTTCAATCAAGCAGCTCTCTTTCCAAACCTCATCGAGAGAAGAGATTAAAAATAGGCATTTGCGATCAATCCACATACGCCGCTTTCCCATTTCAAAGCATTGATTCGCTTTTCCGATCAAAAAAGCTTGAGCCGCCGCTTCTATCTGCGGGCGCGATAAGAAAAATCCTTCTTGTTCGCAAAGACGGCGGACTAGATATTTTACTTCTACAGAAGTCATTGGCATTTGGCTTAAATCGACATATATTCCCCAAGGGCCACGTCTCACCTGTGATAAAAGAGGGGTTAGACGCTGATCGAAATAAGCATTCATGTCTTGCATATCATGCGCCAGGTCAATGAGCGCATTTTGCACATTTTTCCCAAACATTTCATTTAGCCAAGGAATCATACTCTGCCGCATGCGCGCGCGAAGAAAACGCTCGTCTTGATTTGTGGGATCTTCAAATCCTTTAAAAGGATAGGCATTCAAAAAAGCATAAATTTCTGTCTTGGAAAACGGAAGAAGCGGACGCAGAAGGCGCATTCCCTGCCTTCGGGTTTCTTCTTTAAGTCCGGATAAATTTCGCCAATAGGATCCTTCGAAGATTCTCTTAAGGACTGTCTCTGCCTGATCATCGCTTTGATGTCCTAGCATCACTGCCTGAAAACCATATTTTTGGCAGAGCGCATTGAAAAATCGATAACGAGCATCCCGGCAAGCGGCTTCGAGATTTCCTTGCATGGAATCAGGCTGAAGCGTTGTTAAATGAAACGGAATCCCGTGCTGGCTGGCTAGCTGCCGCAAATACTCGGCCTCCCGTCCGCTCCCCGGGCGCCAACCGTGATCGACATGAGCCACATGAAAAACAAAAGGACGGATTTTCTGGCATGCTAATAGGCTGTAGAACAAGCAAAGAGAATCCGGGCCACCAGAAAAAGCCAATAGAAGAGGTTCCTCTACAGAACAATAACGATTGAGGAAAGCACTAACTGTTTCAACAATGGGCATATCAAAAAATTACTTATTAAATTGATAGAATAGATAAATCAGGATAAGAATGAAAAGTAAAATCCAAAGAAAAAGCTGATAGGGATCCTGCTGTAAGGTCAATGCTTCTTGCTCTTGCATGAGGTCTGCAGATAAAGGCTTTGGCTTGATATCTTCATAAATGGGCTTGGACTCGGGCTTATCCTCAAAAACTTCCTTTAATTCAGGCACGAATCGCATAGCCAGCCAGTCTTTCCATCCCTCTTTCCAGACAAGCGTATCGGGAGTGATCCTTTCATCTATTTTGAGTTCCTGGATACTATAAGGCCCGGCCCTCTCATTCTGGATTAGGATATACCATTCTCGACTCATTTTGATCTCGCTATCTTATACCAGCAATTGTTTGATTGTATCAAATCCGTCCATTATTTACTCTATTTATGCTTAAATAATTGGATTTAGATTAATATGATGCCTATTCTTTGGCGCTATTCGATTGGACATTTTTTAAAGATCGTTGCTGCTTGCGTCTTATCTTTTATAGCCATTCTACTGACGATGCGGCTGGATGAAATTGCGCACTTTGCCGCTTTAGGAGCACCGCTTGCTTACATCCTTCTCTTTACGCTCTATCAGATTCCCTATATTTTACCTATTGCCCTCCCTTTATCTTGCTTGATTGCCGCACTGCTTTTCATTCAACGGCTATCTAATACGCATGAATTGACAGCGCTTCGGGCAAGCGGATTTGCCATTCGCGATATCATCGCTCCCATTCTATTGACATCCGCTTTTTTAGCGGTGTTCAATTTTTGGGTGGTGTCCGAGCTAGCTACGCGCTCTCACCTTCAGGCTAATTTATTAAAAAGCGAGCTCCGCTCAATTAATCCTTTATTGCTTTTGCACAATAAACATCTCATGCGCTTGAAAGGCCTGTATTTTGAAGCTCTAGGAGCGTCCCGAGTAGGAGAATCGGCATCCGATGTTGTATTAGCCATCCCCAATAAACATCATCAACGCATAAACCTGCTCATTGCCCAAAATTTAAAAGCATCTCCCACACTCTTCATTGGACAAGGCGTCACGCTCTTAACCGGTTCAGCCGGTGAAGCGGCAGAAGGCTTTGACAATCTCCTTGTCGAAAATATGGCAGAGTCTATTACGCATGTCCAAGATTTTTCCCAGCTTTTACAAAAAAAAGTATGGACCATTAATAACGATTATCTTCAACTTCCTCTATTGCTGGTACGCATCAAAGAACAAACGCGCGCTTTAGAGCAAGCGAAAAAGGAAAAGGCGGACGCCCCTCAGCTTAAGCAAGCAAAAGCGCAGCTCAATCGCAGCCTTGCAGAAATTATTAAACGCTCTTCTATCGCCATCGCTGTTTTTAGCTTTACTTTGATGGGGGCTTGTTTTGGAATCAATATTAGCCGCAGGCGGCATTACCGCAGCCTTTATATGCCGATTGGACTGACAACGTTTTACCTGATCGCTTTTTTTGTCGCCAAAGGAGTGGACCAGAATCTGTCTCTTTCTTCTAGTCTTTACCTCGTGCCCCATCTCATCATCATTGCCGCTTCAATTTTTGTTCTCAATCGAGTCAGCAAAGGAATAGAATAATGTTTAGAACGATTTGGGAGCGCTATTTTTTAAAAGAATTCATTAAAGTTTTCTTCTTGTTTTTAATTTGTTTCTACGGATTCTATGTCTTGGTTGACTATGCCAGCCACACCAGCGCCCTTCCCCATCATCAAGTGCAAATTCTCTGGAAAGATTTGGCCCGTTACTACCTTTTTGTCTTCGCAAGCCGGGCCGAAATCCTCATTCCCCTTGCCTTATTAATCGCCTTTATCAAAACCGTCTGTCAGTTAAACGCCCATCAAGAGCTTGTCGCCTTACTAGCGGGAGGAATTAAGCTTAAAACTCTCATGCGGCCCTTTTTATTTGTCGGTTTGGTGTGCACGATCCTTCTCTTTCTGAATGAGCAATTTCTATTGCCGGATGCGTTAAAAAAGCTAAGGCGTATTGAAGATGCGACCAAAAGCCAAAAACACCGCCACGTCCCTGCTATGGCCGTTCAACATGTCATCTTGGAAGATGGTTCCTTGCTTTTATTCCAAAATTACGATACGGCAAAAGAGCAGTTTTTTGACGCTTATTGGATTCAATCCATCGACAACCTTTACCGCATTAAATACCTATCGCCTTATACAGCGCCTCCTATCGGATATTTTGTGGATCATTTCATCCGGCAGCCCTCTGGAGAGCTGCTTCAACAGCACGCTTATCAAACACTTGATTTTCCTGACATGCGCTTTAATCCGGAAATCCTGCAATCGACTATTTTGGATCCCGACGTTCTTTCTATCAAAGAATTAATCGACCAATTTCCAAATTTATCTCCTGATGCGAATGAGAAAGAAAGCAAAATGCTCACCTCTTTCTATTGGAAGCTAATCCTTCCCTGGCTTTGCATCCTAGCCATTATAGCGCCGGCCCCTTCCTGCGTGCGTTTTTCTCGCCAGCTTCCCATTTTTTTTATTTATGTTTGCTGCTTATTCGGTTTAATTGCCTTTTATATGTTCATGGACGCCGCTCAAGTGATTGCAAAACGGCAAGTGCTGCCCCCTTTGATAGCCATTGGCTTTCCTTTTTTGAC
The nucleotide sequence above comes from Candidatus Protochlamydia phocaeensis. Encoded proteins:
- the ftsH gene encoding ATP-dependent zinc metalloprotease FtsH; the protein is MPDDNKQDFKKGVSNSFVWFLMAAFLFALMVQNFIDTKFAKVSFSYQLEHLVNLQLLQPEESRKIALNDNLVTFSGKFRERLTEEGKNRYKYLELLNANHELKSEQARVRNDLKNIKSKIVDSSTLFLQLSGLPLPKGGYVVVDDLYNTPDEDHSVIIKNLPKSSTESLAALQSEFLEVRKNPSEEAVKNLGNSISDLLRSFRSPALGIGSETIKQTLKGMDRELADVSSSAIPPAQKLSAYGHTLDGLQAIVTDLNQEEDHVRLSKLRSVRNYKEMLDEYNQINTRLDDNQIQLDKARQSVANVIWYFNNQELSTRSLEKQDPEVFGQWFAKAKEEWTNFNQNRGGIFRAPDQPLNDVLEKTFKSEEPSPNYFSYLFTMMPVLLVILVLYLIFARQMKGMGNTAMNFGKSPARLLNKGDNKITFKDVAGVDEALEELQEIVEFLKNPQKFTSLGGRIPKGVLCIGPPGTGKTLIAKAVAGEADRPFFSISGSDFVEMFVGVGASRIRDLFDQAKKAAPCIIFMDEIDAVGRHRGVGIGGGHDEREQTLNQLLVEMDGFDTNEGVILMAATNRPDVLDKALLRPGRFDRRVVIGLPDIKGRFDILKVHARRIKMDPSVDLMAIARSTPGASGADLANILNEAALLAARKGRTAVTSQETIEARDKVLYGKERRSLEIDENEKKTTAYHESGHAVVGLVVKSGDPIDKVTIIPRGISLGATMFLPKKNRVSYWKHELHDQLAVLMGGRVAEEIFVEDISSGAQQDIERATQLARSMVCKWGMSDKLGAVAYDEGHDNNQTGYGFGDFHEKNYSDETAKAIDAEVRRILEEAHETARKIILEYREQVELMTQMLIEFETLDSEDVQEIVIKRNWDITRKRERLKRAADLHKKEPAATPPPPPPKEANMPNSGPLSNSLGLSS
- the tilS gene encoding tRNA lysidine(34) synthetase TilS, which encodes MPIVETVSAFLNRYCSVEEPLLLAFSGGPDSLCLFYSLLACQKIRPFVFHVAHVDHGWRPGSGREAEYLRQLASQHGIPFHLTTLQPDSMQGNLEAACRDARYRFFNALCQKYGFQAVMLGHQSDDQAETVLKRIFEGSYWRNLSGLKEETRRQGMRLLRPLLPFSKTEIYAFLNAYPFKGFEDPTNQDERFLRARMRQSMIPWLNEMFGKNVQNALIDLAHDMQDMNAYFDQRLTPLLSQVRRGPWGIYVDLSQMPMTSVEVKYLVRRLCEQEGFFLSRPQIEAAAQAFLIGKANQCFEMGKRRMWIDRKCLFLISSLDEVWKESCLIEPGMAYSKGKWQIESFLTKDHSVTHASSWKEALQGKIEIKLPVGNYVLQRSSSSSQAAYQGQISLNKWWGQHKVPAFLRQAFPVIWQGACVFREFLSGKSVCPALPDQTYLTLRLTYQSRQNDDHF
- a CDS encoding DUF4339 domain-containing protein, encoding MSREWYILIQNERAGPYSIQELKIDERITPDTLVWKEGWKDWLAMRFVPELKEVFEDKPESKPIYEDIKPKPLSADLMQEQEALTLQQDPYQLFLWILLFILILIYLFYQFNK
- a CDS encoding LptF/LptG family permease gives rise to the protein MMPILWRYSIGHFLKIVAACVLSFIAILLTMRLDEIAHFAALGAPLAYILLFTLYQIPYILPIALPLSCLIAALLFIQRLSNTHELTALRASGFAIRDIIAPILLTSAFLAVFNFWVVSELATRSHLQANLLKSELRSINPLLLLHNKHLMRLKGLYFEALGASRVGESASDVVLAIPNKHHQRINLLIAQNLKASPTLFIGQGVTLLTGSAGEAAEGFDNLLVENMAESITHVQDFSQLLQKKVWTINNDYLQLPLLLVRIKEQTRALEQAKKEKADAPQLKQAKAQLNRSLAEIIKRSSIAIAVFSFTLMGACFGINISRRRHYRSLYMPIGLTTFYLIAFFVAKGVDQNLSLSSSLYLVPHLIIIAASIFVLNRVSKGIE
- a CDS encoding LptF/LptG family permease; translated protein: MFRTIWERYFLKEFIKVFFLFLICFYGFYVLVDYASHTSALPHHQVQILWKDLARYYLFVFASRAEILIPLALLIAFIKTVCQLNAHQELVALLAGGIKLKTLMRPFLFVGLVCTILLFLNEQFLLPDALKKLRRIEDATKSQKHRHVPAMAVQHVILEDGSLLLFQNYDTAKEQFFDAYWIQSIDNLYRIKYLSPYTAPPIGYFVDHFIRQPSGELLQQHAYQTLDFPDMRFNPEILQSTILDPDVLSIKELIDQFPNLSPDANEKESKMLTSFYWKLILPWLCILAIIAPAPSCVRFSRQLPIFFIYVCCLFGLIAFYMFMDAAQVIAKRQVLPPLIAIGFPFLTVFGFFGWRFAKMH